A window of Oncorhynchus masou masou isolate Uvic2021 chromosome 16, UVic_Omas_1.1, whole genome shotgun sequence genomic DNA:
TCTGGCAAGCTGTCCAGCAAGTCCTGCATGGttttccccctcctttctctttaGTAGGAGAGAGTTTTAGGATTCTCCCCCATGTCCACTGCATTTCCAGCAGAGAGTATCCGAGTAATTTCAGCTGAGGATGTTTCCGCCACTGAAGGTGTAGCGTCGAGCTGCAAGTGAGATTAGAATCTGTTACAGAAAATGTCTGTCAATATCATACAGTGCAGAGAAACACAGAGGCCAGCTCGGGCCTGGGAGGGCAGCAGAGCTTTAAAACCAGTACAAGTCCTTGCTCTTATCCTGGACCTGCAGAcctgagaggaaagagagaaaaaaagagagaaaagaaaagggaGTGCAAGAGAAGGATTAGGAAGAGGGAGACCAAATGGCTTATATGTAGAAGCAGGAAGCCCTTAAAGCAGAAAAGTGTAAAAGCATATTGCCTCCCAGgagaaagaagagacagagaactcGACCTTTTAAACCCATAAATACGTTGGTCTTTCTTAGTGTTGGAGAGTGGCCTTGACAAGACAACTGTTTCCCCCCCGGTGAGAACAAAACCCTGCATAATGTTATGAATGTAAGCATAACCCCCGTGTAAGGCGTCACACCGTTTCTGAACTTTTGCATTCAATTAATTGCAGAGCGTACAATAGTAGTCATGAATGTTTGAGGAAAATGAAATTATGCAGGCTATTCTGAAGTGCACTTGGAACAGCTAGTCCTTTATGAAGAGTGAACACTGCATGTTGTGTGCTGTTGTTATCGCTGCTGTTGTTACCTGCATCCACATTGAGGCCGATGCTCTGGCTGATGTCTGCCCCTGCCCCTGTGAACGTCCCAGTCCAGGCCGAGCTGGCTGACTCGCTCTTCCCAATATCACACGGTGAGGCTCTGGGTCCGGGGACAGTGGATGGAGGGAGCCGGTGCGGCCGGACAGAGGGCACCAGCAGAGAACTGTAGCGGGGGTCAAAGTGCGTGCCGTAGACTTCGTGCATGCTGGGGCGAGGGTAGGGGGAGCCCTGGGTGCCGATGGCCCCACCGAGTGAGTaagaatggtggtggtggtgtgagtgGTGCCAGGGCTCTGGGGTGGCCTGGTGGAGGTGGCTGTGTAGAGAGGCAGAGGAGTAGGGGTCCCCAGGGAAGGGTATGTCTGAGTAGGAGGATCCTAAGGCACTGCTCAGGGACGAGGGCTGGTACGCACTGTTCCAGAAGGATGGGGGGAAACTCCTCTGGCTCATCGGGAATAATCCATCTGGGAATCCACAGACACATTGAAATGCTCAATCACAGATCAATGAAGTGGTAAAGACAATGAATGTATCTGTGGGTGAGGATCGATAAGCCAGTTCTGAGAATATGGCAACATAAAAAGCGACTAGGATCATTCAATTATCAATTCATTTGAAAGGATGAAATAAAGGAAAACATTATGAGAAAAAGATGCATATGGATAAATAGTAGTTGTCAGTTATTCCTGAAGGTTGATCAAAATTGGGGAACGGTTGGCGACATAATATTGGTCATATAATTACATTTGAAAATAATTCATTGAGGGAATAAAATGCAACAGAACAAATTTTAGCTTACCAAACCCTCACTACAAATTCCCCTACAATATAGTGAGGAAGTCTGAGCCCTACATTACACAGAACAGCGTGTTGTTATTTTCAACTGCCTTTCGATCAATGTTGTTTTACTTTGTGATTCCGTTGCGATTTTGATCCAACACAAATGAGAGTGAATGACTGCAGACTGAAACTGAAACTATGGGAGCAAAACTGAGGATTCGTTGATTTGTTCCAAAAATCCAGTTTAAAATTAAGTGTATTTGAGTAAGATGTGAACACAATAATATACAAAAACCTCACTTGCATGCAAGACATACATACAAGTCATTGTGATGAAATGAAACCGCGTGGACAGGTGTTTGGAGTGGTTCGGTGATCCTCTCCATGAGGTGGATGTAGACCTACCTCGTGCAGACTTGTTGCTAGCCGACCCGTGGACgtagctggttggctggctgaggGCCCGGCTGAAGTGCTCGTCCACCACGGAGCTGATGTCCCCGTGGAAGTAGGTGAAAAGCACGCATCGCGAGTTCAGGTACTCGGCCTCCGGAGGGTGATCCTTCTCTCGCGCGCAGTCTTCCTCCTTTATCGTCGGCCCAGGGAGATTTGAGAACGAGCTGCCCCCGCTGATGCTCTCTTGCGCTTCTTGCATTTTGGAATAAAATGCCAATTTCTGAAACATCCGATAAAAAAAACGTCAGAATTGAATAGCCTTGACACGCATTTGATACGAATTCCTATCAAGGCAGTTACCAATTATCAATTTGAATTTCACCTGCACATAATCATTTGGTGGGTCACGGCCAGGCATTACCAAAGGCTACCCTggagaaattagggttaagtacctcaacatatttttcaatttgtcggctcagggattgtCCAACAGTTGTGCAATCGTGTTATATTGTGGTCTCTGTGCGCTTTTTAGGCTATATTCAAAATGGCAGGTACTTAATAAGTTTAGTATCCTCTCCTCATTCATAGGCCTACTCAAAGAGGAGGCAGTGGTTGGATTCAAGTTCAAAGCTATTCAATTTAAACCCGTGAGCATAATTATGaaccttcaaatcaaattgtatttgtcacatacaacaCGTTAAGACTTCAgagcgaaatgcttacttacgagccctttcccaacattgcagagttaaaaagtatgAACAGTTAGATGTATTTTttaaaggaaatagtaacacaataaaacaaccATAACGGGACTATATACAATGAGTATGTCACCGGTagatgaggtaattgaggtaatatgtacatgaaggtaggggtaaaagtgacttaGGCAATCAGAGTAGCACCACCATATGTGAGCTTTGGAGGGTGTCGAAGTGAATCCCAGCATTCCCTTTTCTCTCTGCATACTACATTTAAAGAAGACGTTCGCACTATTTGACATTTGAAAACCAGCTCTCTGTGCAAACAAAGATCTGAATTTGTATATTGACTGTGAGAGGTTTTAAGAAAGTGGCACGGCTTTAAGAGGGCCTTAGCACCAATGCACGTCTGGAAACCGAATATCCCAAACGCCTTACAGGTTCTTGTGCATGCACCAGCAGCATTAATTTAATTTACAGATATGTATCACAGGACGTGGGCCAACGAAATCGTTACCAGAGCACTAATTAAATTGTATGTAGAAAAGTGGACGCGTCCAGACAAAATAATTATTATTAATGTAAAAAGTCATAAATTACAGCCTACAGattaaaacaataaaataataataattgtgctTGACGAACGATTAATAAAAGTTGCGAACATAGCCTAAGCCTAAACTCTATTAATGACCCATAAGTATTTTGTATTGACTGGTTAATAAAGTTAGGCTTAGGCTTATTCAAATATGTAGATTGAAAAGGCCATCTAACCCATAACCTACAGATTGCAAAATATCCTAATTGAAAAAGCAATAAAAGACGCAATCAAATTCAGTAGCCTAAACGGAAAAGTATGCAATTGCCGGAGTGATTCGATTTTGCAGGACAAGACCGAGGGAGAGCGATAGCCTAAGcaactaaaacaaaacaaaaatatatttgttaTCAACTAAAAAATATTATCACGCAAATTAGGTAGGCTTCTGAATAACAATGCAAGGAGGAATGGCTATCATTAAGGAAACATCAATCAAAAGTAAGGCTCATAAATTCATCTTAAATAGGTGTAACTGTAGGTAAGGAGGGCTATTGTTTCCACAATCGACTGAAGGCTGTCATGGAGAATCATTGTGAGAGTGGACAATGCCAAAATACAGCAGGCCTGGATAAATCAAATGATTTATAATAATGCGCAGTTCAAGTTTTTCATCAAAGTCTGACAAAACTTTCCCTGAACCAAAtctgccagtagtttaaacaacACATCAATAACGTACCTGGTGATGATATGGGCTATACGCTGCGGCAAAATAAGGCTGAGGTGGTGGACCATACACTTGATACATAACATCCAAGCAGCTCATGGCTAAAAAAAGCGAATTCTCACGGATAGTAATTTGACGGAATAAGCAAAATCTTCATTGGAGATTGTAGACGGGGAGAGGTTAAAGTAACTTGGAACGTTGGAGAGCGGCGTTTCTATCCCATTTGCGCTGCACGTCCTGCCTTCGGTCTTTACGCACCGTCAGTGCGACAGGAACGCGTGGCGGCAAAAGTAAAGACATTACACAGCCAGCCGTTTTGACGTGTCTCTGGACGAGCCTGCATCCGACCAATGAGGGAACAAAAGCACTTCACAACCAGGTGTATTTTATCCAAAGTCTGCAATAAACCTTTCATTACCGCCATGAGTTGCGTGCTGCTAAATTAAGAACAATGTGGAGCCCTGCCAGATAGGTCACTTACTGGAGAGTTTAGCAACACCCAAAATGTTGACTGTAGTCTCATGTCATCCTGATATCAACCTGTAATTCATTCCTTTGATATGCACCTGCATGTTACCTGTATATAATCTTTATTACAGACCAATATGTTCATTTCATACATGTTATGTTTAATTTGTTGTCCAAGTACATTGTCCAAATTTTGGTAAATAACACGCACTTGATGTCAATCATTTCGAAACCTAAACCTTTTGAAAAGTACATTTTCGAATACTTTTACAGTTTGATGGGCCCTGGATAGGAAACCTTGAAGCATCAAGCTTCATGGGTCTGTGGTATGCCGTATAGATCTGTTAATAACACCATTTTATGTCCTTTGCAAATGGAGACTTTAAAGATAATCCCTCAGTGTATATCAGGGCATGCATCCTATACAACATCTGTATACTGTAGTCAATTGGGACAGTAAATTGATTCACCCAAATTCCACCCCCGAGTCCCATAAGACTCTGAAATGTCAATATAAGGAATGTAACATAATGATGTTTTGTAGTGTTAATCAATTATGTAAACAGATGAAATACATTAAGGAGAGGAATGTAGGACTCCAACCCCACACTGCCACAATCCCTAGGTGGCCTGCCAGATTCCAAGGCCAGAGGTCAAACAGTTTGGTCACAATTTGTGTCGGGGTCGGAGTGCATAACATAGTTTGAATGATAAGAATCAACAACCACCTGTTTCTCATCAAATATTGTGAGGTAGACATTTTTTTATAACTTAAAGTACAAATGATCTCTATCCATTTCCAATGACAGTTATTGCCAGACACATCCTTGATTTTATTAGGAATCTGCCTGGAATGTTTGGTATTCCTGTCCTCTGAAAACGCTTGGTGGATTCAGGTTCCTTCAACCAGCTCtggctagagagatggaggaggtcaCACATTTAGATCATTTCACAACAAACAATAATGGCACTGGATTGAAGGCGCTAACATTATAGAAATGCTGCTCTAGTCTATTGTGAGACAGGTAGGTAATGACAATTCATATGGAAATACTCTCTCTGCTTTCATGGTCATTGTGGGCGTGGACAAATGTTTTCCCACCctaattatttatttaaccttttcaACAATTGAAGGGACACAAACCTATTTAAAAATTCCTACAAAATTGTCTGATGCTGGACAAATCCCATAAAGGAAATACAAGGTAAAGATGATTCTAGCCCTTTGATGGCTAGTTGGATAAGAGAGCGTCTTTGCACCCAATTATCCTTGTTGGCTGTGGCAGAAATATGACCATGGGGGAAACTCAGCCCTATGCTGTGACAGGGAGAACCAGGCCCCTTACACATCAGCCCTCTTTAACACACAATTAACAGCTCAGCTCTGATTTCAGATGAAATCTGTCTCCCAGCATCACTGCATGGTTGGAAGTAACACTCTGGTCACAGCAGTGGAATGAATGCATGCAACACGTGCTGACTTTACGCTTCGTTCAGACCCGCAgcgtcattgcattttggtaAACCAGAAATACATTGATTTCCAATGGAATTCTGTGTTTGCCTTGcagcagtgcgttctgtgtggtgcataaCTTCGATTTATCCAATGCATAAAATGGTATGCATAGACTTGTCCGAAATAGTAGcaaaaggtgaatgttgaacttttgttgtgTACATATCCACACATTTTTTGGGATTACATCATGAAACAAGTTTGATTGCAGAATGTATTACTCAGCGTTGATGCAATGATACTGTCTCTATGACTTAGCATTGGTAGCATTGTCTCAGGTCTACAAACAAAGTACTCTGCATTTTTAGAAGGGCTGATTATTCCAGCACTTATTTAACTTATTCATACGCTCATCATATTTGTTGGTATCATAGTCGTCATCATCTTCATCAATATTTCAAATCTTTAACAGTTCAC
This region includes:
- the vgll2a gene encoding transcription cofactor vestigial-like protein 2a, whose protein sequence is MSCLDVMYQVYGPPPQPYFAAAYSPYHHQKLAFYSKMQEAQESISGGSSFSNLPGPTIKEEDCAREKDHPPEAEYLNSRCVLFTYFHGDISSVVDEHFSRALSQPTSYVHGSASNKSARGRSTSTSWRDGLFPMSQRSFPPSFWNSAYQPSSLSSALGSSYSDIPFPGDPYSSASLHSHLHQATPEPWHHSHHHHHSYSLGGAIGTQGSPYPRPSMHEVYGTHFDPRYSSLLVPSVRPHRLPPSTVPGPRASPCDIGKSESASSAWTGTFTGAGADISQSIGLNVDAARRYTFSGGNILS